A stretch of the uncultured Desulfobacter sp. genome encodes the following:
- a CDS encoding integrase arm-type DNA-binding domain-containing protein, which produces MGKLTKKQVEHAKPRAKQWKLTDGQGMYLLITKTGKYWRYDYRFLNKRKTLALGVFPDITLKQARSSHQKARDLLNDGIDPSQHKKTVKVALLESSENSFGALSQEWQARQKWTEGHRRTVISRLERDILPYLKDRPVSEITAREVLTVCRRVEERGAIESAHRIKTIISQIMRYCVAKEIVDGDPCRDLKGALTPTASKNMAAITDPQEVGGLMRAIDGYQGNEVTRAALKLAPLVFVRPGELRHAEWSEIDFDRRLWIIPPEKMKGRIKHMVPLSNQAFKIISELHPKTGGGRYLFPSIRTSERPMSDNAVLSALRRMGYSKEQMVGHGFRAMASTNLYELGWRSELVEMQLGHKDPNEVRASYNHAKYLQERIEMMQAWADYLDGLKAGISQSP; this is translated from the coding sequence ATGGGTAAACTCACCAAAAAACAAGTTGAGCACGCAAAGCCAAGGGCAAAACAGTGGAAATTGACCGATGGGCAAGGTATGTATCTGCTCATCACCAAGACGGGCAAATATTGGCGTTATGACTACCGTTTCCTGAATAAGCGTAAAACCCTGGCGCTTGGAGTTTTTCCAGATATCACTTTAAAACAAGCAAGATCCAGTCACCAAAAAGCAAGGGACTTATTGAATGACGGTATCGACCCCAGCCAGCACAAAAAAACTGTAAAGGTAGCCCTGCTTGAATCATCAGAAAATAGTTTTGGCGCTCTCTCTCAAGAGTGGCAAGCAAGGCAGAAATGGACAGAAGGCCATCGGCGTACCGTTATATCTCGCCTTGAAAGGGACATCCTGCCATACCTCAAAGACAGGCCGGTATCTGAAATAACGGCAAGAGAAGTTTTGACGGTATGCCGCCGGGTAGAGGAACGTGGCGCTATTGAGTCCGCCCACAGAATCAAAACCATTATTTCTCAGATTATGCGCTATTGCGTTGCCAAAGAGATTGTTGACGGCGATCCTTGCCGGGACTTAAAAGGCGCTCTCACTCCCACCGCATCAAAGAACATGGCTGCAATCACAGACCCCCAGGAGGTTGGCGGCTTAATGCGGGCTATTGACGGATACCAAGGTAATGAAGTCACCAGGGCCGCTCTTAAGCTGGCCCCCCTGGTTTTTGTCCGCCCGGGAGAACTTAGACACGCTGAATGGTCAGAAATTGATTTTGACCGGCGTTTATGGATCATCCCCCCGGAAAAAATGAAAGGCCGCATCAAGCATATGGTCCCGCTGTCTAACCAGGCTTTCAAGATCATTTCAGAGTTACATCCTAAGACAGGAGGCGGGCGGTATCTGTTCCCTTCCATACGGACGTCTGAACGGCCAATGAGTGACAATGCGGTTCTATCAGCGTTGAGGCGCATGGGATATTCAAAAGAACAAATGGTGGGGCATGGTTTCAGGGCCATGGCGAGTACGAATCTTTATGAATTGGGATGGAGATCCGAATTGGTGGAAATGCAGCTTGGACACAAAGACCCCAATGAGGTTAGGGCCAGTTATAACCACGCCAAGTATTTACAGGAAAGAATTGAAATGATGCAGGCTTGGGCAGATTATCTTGACGGCTTAAAGGCGGGAATAAGCCAGAGCCCCTAA
- the smpB gene encoding SsrA-binding protein SmpB — MNAKYTKLIATNKKARHNYHIDDEYEAGIVLVGSEVKAIREGRVSFKDSYADIKRGEVFLRQLHISPYAYAYNANHESMRTRKLLLHSHEIKKLVGKIKEQGYTLVPLKIYFKNDKIKVLIGLGKGKKLYDKREAIKQRDVKRDMDRERKKYS; from the coding sequence ATGAACGCAAAATACACAAAACTGATTGCCACCAATAAAAAAGCCCGGCACAATTACCATATTGATGATGAGTATGAAGCTGGTATTGTGCTGGTGGGCTCAGAAGTTAAAGCCATTAGAGAGGGTCGGGTCAGTTTCAAAGATTCTTACGCAGATATCAAGCGCGGGGAAGTTTTTTTGCGTCAGCTTCACATTTCTCCCTATGCGTATGCATATAATGCCAACCATGAATCCATGCGCACCCGTAAACTTTTGCTGCACAGTCATGAAATTAAAAAACTTGTCGGGAAAATAAAAGAACAGGGGTATACCCTGGTACCGTTAAAAATTTATTTTAAAAATGACAAGATAAAAGTCCTCATCGGTCTTGGTAAGGGCAAAAAGCTTTATGACAAACGGGAAGCCATTAAGCAGCGGGATGTCAAACGGGATATGGACCGTGAAAGAAAAAAATATTCCTGA
- the ptsP gene encoding phosphoenolpyruvate--protein phosphotransferase, whose amino-acid sequence MNRAVTDQIVLRGISGSPGICIGKAYLVDREGVNLIKRYPVSPEMIPDEITRFKSAVDKAKKDHARAIESLGDDLSENLNILETHMVLFKDKMLYGKTIDTITTDHVNAEWALRRVSRRIIRMFEQINDPYLRARGDDIIQVSDKIMNYLVGEADLRISEINKRVIIVAHDLSPADTSQIQLERIKGFVTDRGGKDSHTSIVAKSLKIPSVIGLGNATANINNDAILIVDGTAGIIIINPDEDTLFRYEEKMARFEAYRADIERESHLPAITADGTPINLLANIELVEEVVSAKDNKAAGIGLFRSEFLMLDLNRFPTEDQMLQKYKELAELMHPAPVTIRTLDINGDKFNPYIDPVEEANPALGLRAVRFCLENEGMFITQIKAILRAAAFGNINLLIPMISCVEEIIGVKSCIDKAVIELESEERIFNKDIPLGIMIEVPSAVMMARELAGYVDFFSIGTNDLIQYSMAIDRRNRRVAHLYQALNPAVLKMIRLIVDAATENDIELVMCGEMAGDAINIPVLLGLGLTNLSMNAGAIPVIKKMIRSMDVSKAKQDAQTILGFQTVQEIVDYIQTEYKDLLPYKDNEE is encoded by the coding sequence ATGAATAGAGCCGTTACGGATCAAATTGTTCTCAGGGGTATCAGCGGTTCTCCAGGGATCTGTATTGGAAAGGCTTATCTTGTTGACCGGGAGGGCGTTAATCTCATTAAACGCTATCCTGTAAGCCCGGAGATGATCCCTGATGAAATAACCCGGTTTAAGAGTGCAGTGGATAAAGCCAAAAAAGACCATGCCAGGGCCATTGAATCTCTTGGGGATGATTTAAGTGAGAATTTGAATATCCTTGAAACTCATATGGTTTTGTTCAAGGATAAGATGCTTTACGGCAAAACCATTGATACCATCACCACGGATCATGTTAATGCGGAGTGGGCGCTTCGTCGGGTATCCAGGCGTATCATTCGGATGTTTGAGCAAATCAATGATCCGTATCTTCGGGCCAGGGGCGATGATATTATTCAGGTATCAGACAAAATTATGAATTATCTTGTGGGTGAGGCTGATCTTCGAATCAGCGAAATCAACAAGCGTGTCATTATTGTTGCCCATGATCTTTCTCCTGCTGATACCAGCCAGATTCAGCTTGAACGTATCAAAGGATTTGTAACGGACAGAGGCGGTAAGGATTCTCATACAAGTATTGTGGCAAAATCCCTTAAAATTCCGTCTGTTATCGGGCTTGGAAATGCTACGGCAAATATCAATAACGATGCGATCCTCATTGTAGATGGTACTGCCGGTATTATCATTATCAATCCGGATGAAGATACCCTGTTTCGGTATGAAGAAAAAATGGCACGGTTTGAAGCCTATCGGGCAGATATTGAACGGGAGAGCCATCTGCCCGCAATCACCGCCGATGGGACCCCCATTAATCTTCTTGCCAATATAGAGCTTGTGGAAGAGGTGGTGTCTGCCAAGGATAATAAGGCCGCCGGTATCGGACTGTTTAGATCGGAGTTTTTAATGCTGGATCTAAATCGGTTTCCCACCGAGGATCAAATGCTGCAGAAATACAAGGAGCTTGCAGAACTTATGCATCCGGCCCCGGTAACCATCCGGACATTGGATATCAATGGGGATAAATTTAATCCCTATATAGATCCGGTGGAAGAGGCTAATCCTGCATTGGGCTTGAGAGCTGTCAGGTTTTGTCTGGAAAATGAAGGTATGTTTATTACCCAGATCAAAGCCATTTTACGGGCTGCGGCTTTTGGAAATATCAACCTTTTGATTCCTATGATTTCCTGTGTTGAGGAAATTATTGGTGTCAAGTCATGTATTGACAAGGCCGTTATTGAACTGGAGTCCGAAGAACGCATATTTAACAAAGATATTCCGCTGGGCATTATGATAGAGGTGCCTTCGGCCGTGATGATGGCCCGGGAGCTTGCCGGATATGTTGATTTTTTCAGTATCGGCACCAATGATTTGATCCAGTACTCCATGGCCATTGACCGGCGCAATCGCAGGGTGGCGCATCTTTATCAGGCATTAAATCCTGCGGTGTTGAAGATGATCCGGCTTATCGTGGATGCGGCAACTGAAAACGATATTGAGCTGGTCATGTGCGGTGAAATGGCCGGTGACGCCATTAATATTCCCGTGCTTCTTGGTTTGGGGTTAACTAATCTGTCCATGAATGCCGGTGCCATCCCTGTTATCAAAAAAATGATACGGTCCATGGATGTATCAAAAGCAAAACAAGATGCCCAAACGATTCTTGGATTTCAAACGGTTCAGGAAATTGTCGATTATATTCAAACGGAATACAAGGATCTTTTGCCTTATAAGGATAATGAGGAATAA
- a CDS encoding HPr family phosphocarrier protein, whose protein sequence is MTINLDFKYSVFRETKVANALGMHARPAAVIAAMAQGADGDIWLSNGKSVVDAASIIEILSLCAITGTKVSIFAEKEEDTALADKIKDFFDIGFGENKNE, encoded by the coding sequence ATGACTATAAACTTGGATTTTAAATATTCAGTATTCCGGGAGACAAAAGTTGCCAATGCTTTGGGGATGCATGCGCGGCCTGCGGCAGTCATTGCGGCAATGGCCCAGGGTGCTGATGGTGACATCTGGTTGTCAAATGGGAAAAGCGTTGTGGACGCTGCAAGCATTATTGAAATTTTATCCCTGTGTGCGATTACAGGGACAAAGGTATCCATTTTTGCCGAAAAAGAAGAAGACACAGCCTTAGCAGATAAAATTAAAGATTTTTTTGATATTGGATTTGGGGAAAATAAAAATGAATAG
- a CDS encoding TIGR00730 family Rossman fold protein, with protein sequence MSTPKSIQYPIDDFKSGESWRLFKIMGEFVEGIDGLHDLGPAVSIFGSARTAKGHPDYETARKTAACFAAGGYAVITGGGPGIMEAANLGAAEQSGESVGLKIALPFEEKGNAYMTRSLDFHYFFIRKVMFVKYAQAYIIMPGGLGTMDEMFETLTLVQTQRIRKMPVILMNKKFWAGLLDWIKKSLAGNGLISSGDMDLFSLVDTPEQALEIVDNFYKQT encoded by the coding sequence ATGAGCACACCCAAGAGCATCCAGTACCCAATTGATGATTTCAAGTCCGGTGAATCATGGCGTCTGTTTAAAATTATGGGTGAATTTGTTGAAGGTATAGACGGACTTCATGACCTGGGGCCTGCAGTATCTATTTTCGGTTCTGCGAGAACTGCCAAAGGCCACCCAGACTACGAAACGGCAAGAAAGACAGCAGCCTGTTTTGCAGCCGGCGGCTATGCGGTCATCACAGGTGGCGGTCCGGGTATAATGGAAGCCGCAAACCTTGGCGCAGCAGAGCAGAGCGGAGAATCTGTAGGGTTAAAAATTGCCCTGCCCTTTGAAGAAAAAGGCAATGCATATATGACCCGATCGCTGGACTTTCATTACTTTTTTATACGAAAAGTCATGTTTGTAAAATACGCCCAAGCCTATATTATTATGCCTGGAGGACTTGGTACAATGGATGAAATGTTCGAAACCTTGACCCTGGTACAGACCCAGCGCATCCGAAAAATGCCCGTGATTTTAATGAACAAAAAGTTCTGGGCCGGACTTCTGGACTGGATCAAAAAATCACTTGCCGGGAACGGATTGATCTCATCCGGGGATATGGACCTATTCTCCTTAGTTGACACCCCGGAACAGGCACTTGAAATAGTAGACAACTTCTATAAACAAACCTGA
- a CDS encoding class I adenylate cyclase, producing MGDSNSEFDRQTFDDYWKNLDEQQRKDLVLRAPQLPVYLGLLPILSSVFSTHYPLREAGKKSLSDMTFVIRKNIEAPLKNKPLKQAEAEAYQGAALIYRKIFMQMAFSDKSVLINALMDIGSIGAFFAFKAIYLERVSQDVIKNCIKNLDDRLRLIFADQYLQADPAIRLRFAGLFRYVLTGVKQREAVTWYYAGLFDRGRDVDPYLKNIDAALRNPLLIEENELLSMEPQDRIAGLKAISMMRSKVPLRIFKKIITQETVKRVRITVYGLIENSSLGQYPELFEPVFQRFLKAKTNEAISAFRALVVTGRYPFHKVMEMVRDRYPSIIPIIHMEISNLSRLAFFALQDIALHKDAYKGLNYDVNLACLFGMIKKRPERVVRVLKDNIGICGSAKTKSEVDRFMVKTQNLLLKERQSITAPFKEVQTQMPEKKSVTTFFKFVLKDPVQKKLDDLKQGIIPQDLDFQKAVLRDLDLSGMDFTRSILNLTHAQIVDTLMTGVRVSGGICRGSLFYNMNLDEAVFDLTCFDNAVFVNVSAQNAKFSQCSFQNASFYNCNLNGTDMSDGLFIESVIAKSSFNEAKLTCAVFAHARLSGLSFANAWLHMADFTNAGARFCRFASHAATDLRTRNLNYNDREYQLSFNDLPRIDPRLADEINMLLFCEFVHFGQAKFLKQNKLSLLAAFDIFKPEQADFFQLLPLLLHENIAMPETSKIPSSTPCGVADYLPSREAERVGRQYLGGANLIIRRHPDPCILAIYSMGSVGSVAQTAESDIDYWICIDEKRLGLQATGLLRRKLDALEAMALERFKIQVTFFLVDIFKARDNDFGGSSQESSGSAQALLLKEEFYRTMIHVAGRLPLWTALPTSISVNYYDLIFDCINRLPGTKRHIDLGDIHAVPRNEYFGASIWQMFKWLKSPFKSVIKMALLEKYINTYGQEPMLCNEYKNEWMNSGTHLKPGQNDSYIILLNTMIQFYMNSGDTRSIKLLLTCFFLKLGITKQSELDSSVFGLRRILLERCLQEWDWPREKVFDIGRFKTWPYIAIHRLSLTIEQYMMTRYTDLKSRFRDDADLAISEQDRMVLERKVDIQFQDKPGKIKKLLLISSGDRHFSRLYIKYLIPSNKKYGQWELIHKPSIQTGMDEESILTANSVEEIGAWLIHNYMYTDQTFLTMAPNSTEVSHDSIEKLYRAMHDFFTPELEKPISFDALRRKPFIKNLFVSINFYASKPSGSISDFTLVYLNSWEEMFLRAARLKKPVAHLEPVKKHICNGLGLKRLPQNTVFHVPRRGLQ from the coding sequence ATGGGGGACTCGAATTCTGAATTTGATCGTCAAACCTTTGATGATTACTGGAAAAACCTTGATGAACAGCAGCGTAAAGATTTGGTCCTTCGGGCGCCACAATTGCCCGTTTATCTGGGGCTTCTGCCAATTTTAAGCAGCGTTTTTTCAACCCATTACCCGCTAAGAGAAGCGGGGAAAAAAAGTTTGAGCGATATGACTTTTGTTATTCGCAAGAATATTGAAGCGCCGCTGAAAAATAAACCGTTAAAACAGGCCGAGGCTGAAGCCTATCAAGGGGCTGCGTTGATTTACCGTAAGATTTTTATGCAAATGGCTTTTTCAGATAAAAGCGTCCTTATCAATGCCCTTATGGATATCGGCAGTATCGGTGCTTTTTTTGCTTTTAAAGCCATTTACCTGGAGCGGGTATCCCAGGACGTGATAAAAAATTGTATCAAAAATCTGGATGACCGCCTTCGTTTGATTTTTGCCGACCAATATCTACAGGCCGACCCTGCCATTCGTCTGCGTTTTGCCGGGTTGTTTCGTTATGTGCTTACCGGTGTTAAGCAGCGTGAAGCCGTGACCTGGTACTATGCCGGGCTGTTTGACAGGGGACGGGATGTTGATCCTTATTTGAAAAATATTGATGCCGCGTTGCGCAATCCTTTGCTTATAGAAGAAAATGAGCTTTTGTCCATGGAGCCCCAAGACAGAATTGCCGGCCTTAAAGCCATTTCGATGATGCGATCAAAGGTGCCGTTGCGCATTTTTAAAAAAATAATAACCCAGGAAACCGTAAAAAGGGTCAGGATAACTGTATACGGTTTGATTGAAAATTCATCCCTTGGGCAGTATCCGGAGCTGTTCGAGCCCGTATTTCAACGATTTCTAAAAGCCAAGACCAATGAAGCCATCAGCGCTTTCAGAGCACTTGTTGTGACCGGCAGATATCCTTTTCACAAGGTCATGGAGATGGTTCGAGACAGATACCCGTCCATTATTCCCATCATTCACATGGAAATTTCGAATTTGTCAAGACTCGCGTTTTTTGCCCTTCAGGATATTGCCCTGCACAAGGATGCATATAAGGGTTTAAATTATGATGTCAACCTGGCGTGTCTTTTCGGTATGATCAAAAAACGTCCGGAACGGGTGGTTAGGGTTCTAAAAGATAACATAGGCATTTGCGGCTCGGCCAAGACCAAATCAGAAGTGGACAGGTTCATGGTAAAAACCCAGAACCTGTTGCTCAAAGAACGCCAAAGCATTACCGCGCCTTTTAAAGAGGTCCAGACACAAATGCCTGAGAAAAAATCGGTGACCACCTTTTTTAAGTTCGTACTCAAGGACCCGGTCCAAAAGAAATTGGATGATTTAAAGCAAGGGATTATTCCCCAGGACTTGGATTTTCAAAAGGCGGTTCTCCGTGACCTGGATTTGTCCGGAATGGATTTTACCCGATCCATACTTAATCTGACCCATGCACAGATTGTTGATACGTTGATGACAGGTGTTCGCGTGTCAGGCGGTATCTGCCGAGGTTCCCTGTTTTACAATATGAATTTGGATGAGGCTGTGTTTGATTTGACCTGCTTTGATAATGCTGTTTTTGTCAATGTGTCTGCACAAAATGCAAAATTCAGTCAGTGCAGTTTTCAAAACGCTTCGTTTTATAATTGTAATTTAAACGGGACGGACATGAGCGATGGTTTGTTCATCGAAAGCGTCATTGCAAAATCCTCCTTTAATGAAGCAAAATTGACCTGTGCTGTCTTTGCCCATGCACGACTGTCCGGCCTCTCCTTTGCTAATGCTTGGCTGCACATGGCGGACTTTACCAATGCGGGGGCTCGATTCTGCCGATTTGCATCGCATGCAGCCACAGATCTGCGTACCCGGAATTTGAATTATAATGACCGGGAATACCAACTCAGCTTTAATGATCTGCCAAGAATTGATCCCCGGCTGGCAGATGAAATAAATATGCTCCTTTTCTGTGAATTTGTTCATTTCGGACAGGCAAAATTTCTCAAACAGAATAAATTAAGCCTTCTGGCGGCCTTTGACATTTTCAAACCGGAGCAGGCAGATTTTTTTCAGCTTCTCCCTTTATTGCTCCATGAAAATATTGCAATGCCGGAAACCAGCAAGATTCCGTCATCAACGCCTTGTGGTGTGGCCGATTATCTACCGTCCAGGGAGGCTGAACGGGTTGGCCGACAATACCTGGGTGGTGCCAATTTGATCATTCGTCGGCATCCTGATCCATGCATCCTTGCAATATATTCCATGGGAAGTGTTGGATCCGTTGCCCAGACTGCGGAGTCTGACATTGATTACTGGATTTGTATAGATGAAAAGCGGTTGGGGCTTCAGGCGACTGGTCTTTTGCGCCGGAAACTGGATGCCCTGGAAGCCATGGCCCTGGAACGGTTTAAAATTCAGGTTACCTTTTTTCTTGTGGATATTTTTAAGGCCCGTGATAATGATTTTGGCGGTTCCTCCCAGGAAAGTTCAGGTTCTGCCCAGGCGTTGTTACTCAAGGAGGAGTTCTACCGGACCATGATCCATGTGGCAGGCAGACTGCCCTTGTGGACGGCGCTTCCCACGAGCATCAGTGTCAATTACTATGATTTGATTTTTGACTGCATTAATCGTTTGCCCGGTACTAAACGGCATATTGACCTGGGTGATATTCATGCCGTACCACGTAATGAGTATTTCGGTGCCTCTATCTGGCAAATGTTTAAATGGCTGAAAAGCCCATTTAAATCGGTTATTAAGATGGCCCTGCTGGAAAAGTACATCAATACCTATGGCCAGGAGCCCATGCTGTGTAATGAGTATAAAAATGAATGGATGAATTCCGGGACCCATCTGAAGCCGGGTCAGAACGATTCCTATATTATTTTGCTCAATACCATGATTCAGTTTTATATGAATTCAGGGGACACACGCTCCATCAAGCTTTTGCTCACCTGTTTTTTTCTAAAGCTGGGAATTACAAAACAATCGGAGCTGGATTCCAGTGTTTTCGGCCTGCGGCGTATCCTTTTGGAAAGGTGTCTGCAAGAATGGGACTGGCCCCGGGAAAAGGTGTTTGATATCGGTCGGTTTAAGACCTGGCCGTATATCGCGATCCATCGACTTTCCTTGACCATAGAACAATATATGATGACACGGTATACGGACTTGAAAAGCCGGTTCAGGGATGATGCCGACCTGGCGATTTCCGAGCAGGACCGTATGGTCCTTGAGCGCAAAGTGGATATTCAGTTCCAGGATAAGCCCGGTAAAATCAAAAAATTGCTTTTAATTTCAAGTGGGGATCGCCATTTTTCAAGGCTTTATATAAAATACCTTATCCCGTCCAACAAAAAATACGGCCAATGGGAATTGATCCATAAGCCTTCTATCCAGACCGGAATGGATGAGGAATCTATACTCACGGCAAATTCTGTGGAAGAGATTGGGGCTTGGCTGATTCACAATTATATGTATACAGATCAGACTTTTTTAACCATGGCGCCGAATTCCACAGAAGTTTCCCACGACAGTATTGAAAAACTTTACCGGGCCATGCATGATTTTTTCACCCCTGAATTAGAAAAACCGATTAGTTTTGATGCATTGAGAAGAAAGCCTTTCATCAAGAATCTGTTTGTCTCCATTAATTTTTATGCCTCAAAACCGAGTGGCAGCATTTCAGATTTTACATTGGTTTACTTGAATTCCTGGGAAGAGATGTTTCTGCGCGCCGCTAGACTTAAAAAACCGGTGGCGCATCTTGAACCGGTTAAAAAACATATCTGTAACGGGCTTGGTTTAAAGCGGTTGCCCCAAAATACCGTTTTTCATGTCCCCAGAAGGGGGCTTCAATGA
- the parE gene encoding DNA topoisomerase IV subunit B gives MNLFDGRTQDTTADQGYDARSIEVLKGLDPVKRRPGMYTDTASPNHLAFEVIDNSVDEAIAGFATRIDVTLTQANTIIVSDNGRGMPVDIHPQEGISGVELIMTKLHAGAKFSSKDYAFSGGLHGVGVSVVNALSTHLRIEICRNKKRYTIEFQNGDRTKDLEEAGKAANTGTTLEFKPDPAYFDTDHFNVTAIKAALKSKAVLCRGLTTSFTVEETKETDTWHYDQGLDQYLQEMINSTKTIFPEPFTGSADNDELKAVWAVNWGQEDALDIEESYVNLIPTKLGGTHVNGFRSGLLESVKEFCKFRNILPKGVFLTPEDIWQKVGYVLSIKLAEAQFSSQTKERLSSRHCAGLVNIQVRDAFSLWLNQNVALGEALAQAAIENARSRERKRKKVSLKTRTSGASLPAKLSDCTSDDQSQRELFFVEGDSAGGSAKQARDRRFQAIMPLRGKILNTWDLNSSAILESKEIRDISQVLGVIPGSTDISKLRYNKLCILADADSDGLHIATLLCALFLRHFPEVVRQGHVFVAMPPLYRIDMGKEVFYALDDSERNAITKRLGRRKKPGKINIQRFKGLGEMNPAQLRETTIAPDSRRLVQLTITDESDAGEHQIDMSRENEESPSTSTESEKSSDFPIKDDVFQVMDMLLSKKRARDRKRWIETHGVIKEI, from the coding sequence ATGAACTTATTTGATGGCAGAACACAGGATACGACCGCAGACCAGGGGTATGATGCCCGGTCCATAGAGGTGCTTAAGGGCCTTGATCCGGTCAAGCGCAGACCCGGCATGTACACGGACACCGCAAGTCCGAACCACTTGGCCTTTGAGGTTATTGACAATAGTGTGGATGAGGCCATTGCAGGCTTTGCCACACGCATTGATGTCACGCTGACCCAGGCCAACACAATAATCGTATCGGACAACGGCCGAGGGATGCCGGTGGACATCCATCCCCAGGAAGGGATTTCCGGTGTCGAACTAATCATGACCAAGCTGCATGCAGGCGCCAAATTTTCAAGCAAAGATTATGCATTTTCCGGCGGACTCCACGGCGTTGGGGTTTCGGTGGTCAACGCCCTGTCCACCCATCTGCGCATTGAAATTTGTCGGAACAAAAAACGGTACACCATTGAATTTCAAAACGGCGATAGAACAAAAGATCTTGAAGAAGCCGGAAAGGCTGCCAATACTGGGACCACCCTGGAATTCAAACCCGACCCGGCCTATTTTGATACGGATCATTTCAATGTGACGGCCATTAAGGCAGCGTTAAAATCCAAGGCGGTACTGTGCCGGGGACTGACTACCTCCTTTACTGTTGAAGAGACCAAAGAGACCGATACTTGGCACTATGACCAGGGTCTGGATCAATATCTTCAAGAGATGATCAACAGTACCAAAACCATTTTCCCGGAACCGTTCACAGGTTCTGCCGACAATGATGAATTAAAGGCGGTGTGGGCGGTAAACTGGGGGCAGGAAGATGCCCTTGACATTGAAGAAAGCTATGTCAACCTGATTCCCACAAAACTTGGGGGAACCCATGTCAACGGATTCAGATCCGGCTTGCTGGAGTCTGTTAAGGAGTTCTGCAAGTTTCGAAACATTTTACCCAAAGGCGTGTTTCTGACCCCCGAAGATATATGGCAGAAGGTGGGCTATGTATTGTCCATAAAACTTGCGGAAGCCCAGTTTTCAAGCCAGACCAAAGAACGACTCTCTTCACGGCACTGTGCGGGCCTTGTGAACATTCAAGTTAGGGATGCATTCAGTCTTTGGCTGAACCAGAACGTAGCGTTGGGCGAAGCCCTTGCCCAGGCAGCCATTGAAAATGCCAGAAGCCGTGAAAGAAAGCGCAAAAAAGTCTCTTTGAAAACCCGGACCAGTGGCGCCTCTTTGCCGGCTAAACTGTCAGACTGCACCAGTGATGACCAAAGCCAGCGGGAGCTTTTTTTTGTGGAGGGCGACTCTGCCGGCGGTTCGGCCAAGCAGGCCAGAGACAGGCGCTTCCAGGCCATTATGCCCCTGCGGGGAAAAATCCTGAACACCTGGGATTTGAATTCTTCGGCCATACTTGAATCCAAGGAAATCCGGGATATATCCCAGGTTCTGGGTGTAATTCCGGGATCAACAGACATTTCCAAACTGCGCTACAACAAGCTATGTATCTTGGCTGATGCGGACTCCGATGGGCTGCATATTGCGACGCTTTTATGTGCACTTTTTCTAAGACACTTTCCCGAAGTGGTCCGACAAGGCCATGTGTTTGTGGCCATGCCCCCCCTTTACCGGATTGATATGGGAAAAGAGGTGTTTTATGCCCTGGATGATTCAGAAAGAAACGCCATTACCAAGCGGCTGGGCCGACGAAAAAAGCCTGGAAAAATAAATATCCAGCGTTTCAAGGGGTTAGGAGAGATGAACCCCGCTCAACTTCGAGAGACCACCATTGCCCCGGACTCCCGGCGCCTGGTTCAGCTGACAATAACGGATGAATCAGATGCCGGAGAGCATCAAATCGACATGTCCCGGGAAAATGAAGAATCGCCATCCACCTCAACAGAAAGCGAAAAGTCATCTGATTTCCCGATAAAAGATGATGTATTTCAGGTCATGGACATGCTTTTAAGCAAAAAAAGAGCCCGGGACCGGAAACGCTGGATTGAAACCCACGGAGTAATCAAAGAGATTTAA